The following proteins come from a genomic window of Gossypium raimondii isolate GPD5lz chromosome 5, ASM2569854v1, whole genome shotgun sequence:
- the LOC105768205 gene encoding trans-Golgi network-localized SYP41-interacting protein 1 isoform X4, producing the protein MQEADGLGLNQFDRGGETEFEIDGKLPLSEHGECAKSPEGETSEVTGLQGPSSEAKQAISRDDASVSIGAASSSQPEESFADSYQLTNKLAGEAIPCSHVDEKQAMGSPFGDYGDDKTLEEKQQCLPKGSFVSRDGSHERSHLTKFAGLPDPVLSLVRDGSPVRLPQLAEMIRSLDEDEYRHLLNLQALVSIADVATYGLALSYHSDLFEKVKEELYLTSSTKDIFYLQLAEQSDLHMQSDHHCQQLIDEISVLRSSVNGVLEKNACLVEELAQCRSELQVFASEREELQSQYNTLVDQKMSFHENEKLLKELADCRAMIAALQVEHSDISKSLALMTEERMKLEEEKELLALGKEKTALDLEEYKDLLAALQVEKSNLNGNLALVTEERKKLDEEKEYFVHENKRLASDLLVLQEQFATEHGQHIQLEAELKEVTVQLEKLIEENNFLNASLDVHKAKIAESESRATHNVKVGSQVKNLDVVSGVHENATEQEHSCQIPWKRDPELSTVVLEKALPDDVGGLSLALHEQEIFDESSGFLVLKEHLKEAERILQNLGMAIEQIHSHSMSLQQSSSKPVVPGVSKLIQAFESRVPHDEPKVEERGLTECQSLGDLLDSTKEITEALRAVLKLLVQDADNASSLYRGERNCRKSANLTFGELMVLHESLKEYSNNLEATNIELAVLYEAIKQHALLVEAKNKEFEVLYEALKQQESICSSENAELCQKLSDYQLRLTEMQGHFSDLQKRSDEMASDLYKQLESSQEEAAERALMVELEWKSKLTRIVETVRMLDGYVGRLSNSSFSNNSNDVLDTSSQVTTSVTSAINSIQDLQEKLEAANAGHDAMSSSYKEVDEKYNDLLRMNEVMTQILQKMYNGLKKLLIDSCALVGEAEMNPKVEKLPNLLDYSKYTIFIEQLENVLGERLHLQSVNDQLNSELVNRTRDFEEMSKECLNSNAIRKLIEHVENVVELGDYETDSYKTPGSRLELLVYLLVKKYKEIVELASDCRKEFGSKVIEVTELEEKMHQLDALRLQQELEIHTLKESLRQEEEALVTAHSELQEKKGELELSEQRVSSVREKLSIAVAKGKGLVVQRDGLKQSLAETSAELERCSQELQAKDARLQELEIKLKTYSEAGERVEALESELSYIRNSATALRESFLLKDSVLQRLEEILEELDLPEHFYSRDIIEKVDWLVKSTTGNSLPPTDWDQKSSIGGLHSDAGFVPVDTWKEDPQQGSTLGEDLRRKYEDLQGKFYRLAERNEMLEQSLMERNHLLQKWEELLDGINMPSQMQSMEPEEKIEWLGRAFTEANHETNSLQKKIDNLENYYGSLAADLEGPEKRVADLEADLQSVMLERDQLSEKLETMTSNHHNLSAKAARFEVENENLQGKIYRLAERNELLEQSLMERSHLVQKWVELLDGIDMPSQMQSMEPEEKIEWFGRAITEANHERNSLQKKIDNLENYYGSLAADLEESEKRVADLGADLQSVTLERDKLSEKLETMTSNHHNVSAKAAHFEVENENLQIRVSGLQEELVKRMEEEEHLLRMDGEIRRLQHLISDVLPDADAKDLVSGGSSTACLERLLNKLIENYTNLKSMNPDLVDVEKDQPKIGDASLDEARSRDALTTEEDVASLKKKLEAMLLDLMQVKDERDEIFGKHQSLLHEVQALERKREELQELLNQEEQKSGSLREKLNLAVRKGKSLVQQRDSLKKTTEDMNAELERLKSEFSHRENALADYELKMRDFSAYRERVESLEADSLFLRNHLLETERMLEEKGLLLSRILNAIADIDVGNEINISDPVEKLELIEKVCHDLHAAAASSEQESRKSKTAAELLLAELNEVQERNDGLQEDLAKLASELTEVVKERDVAEAAKVEVLSRLEKLSAVHSEEKRKQYSELIMLQSSLDALRNGVNNVQGLASNIFSKDLEFLQNLEVIVKLCLEGGDAQDMSGWPYSTSSNLEDKENIQFVETWPVANMQDPVDDKSIVEVCGLLWQHLQDLRTEIAALKEKLIVQSKSLQEKGHGIWNVLEILHREKKSQKESFEAMRRNIMHLESVGEEKDMEILVLRRNIAFLYEACANSVLEIENQKAELLGNNLGTADLGTKMKPVILADGVRSLSGQNIVSAEKNIKTMADKLFSTVKDFLRMKAEITEGSQREMRITIANLQKELQEKDIQKDRICMELVSQIKLAEASSTNYSRDLQSSKTMVYDLEKELEVMREEQTSLQQRVKELENVQTNTVELQDRVKSLADVLSSKDQEIEALMQALDEEEVQMEELTKKIEELEKVLQQKNTDLENLEASRGKVMKKLSVTVSRFDELRDLSESLITKVEQLQSQLQDRDAEISFLRQEVTRCTNDVLAASQVGNKRDSDEINEFLTWLESIVSRVGLPDLHFDTKNSQVTEYKEIIQRRIISIISELENLREVAQNRDELLQAERSKVEELTRREETLKKTLHEKESQLNLLEGVGDVGQAAGLISEIVEVEPVINKRAIAGTSTASQVRSLRKVNTDQVAIPIDADDGNNSRLEDEDEDKVHGFKSLTTSRVVPRFTRPITDMIDGLWVSCDRALMRQPALRLGIIIYWALLHTLLGAFVF; encoded by the exons ATGCAGGAAGCTGATGGTTTGGGGTTGAACCAATTTGATAGGGGTGGTGAAACAGAGTTCGAAATTGATGGCAAACTTCCTTTGTCTGAGCATGGTGAATGTGCTAAATCTCCTGAAGGGGAAACTTCAGAAGTAACTGGCTTGCAGGGGCCATCTAGTGAGGCCAAGCAGGCTATCAGTAGAGATGATGCATCTGTATCTATTGGGGCAGCCAGCAGTTCCCAACCAGAGGAAAGTTTCGCTGATAGTTACCAGTTGACAAATAAACTTGCTGGAGAAGCAATACCTTGTTCACATGTTGATGAAAAACAAGCAATGGGCTCTCCATTTGGTGATTACGGTGATGACAAGACTTTGGAAGAAAAGCAGCAATGTTTACCCAAGGGCTCTTTTGTGTCTCGGGATGGAAGTCATGAAAGATCTCATCTGACAAAGTTCGCAGGTTTACCAGATCCAGTTCTGTCTCTTGTCAGAGATGGTTCTCCAGTCAGACTCCCTCAGCTAGCAGAGATGATAAGAAGTCTAGATGAAGATGAATATAGGCATCTGCTAAACTTGCAGGCATTAGTTTCTATTGCAGATGTTGCAACTTATGGTTTAGCGCTATCTTATCATTCAGATTTATTTGAGAAAGTAAAAGAGGAATTGTATCTCACAAGTTCTACGAAAGATATATTTTACTTGCAACTTGCTGAGCAGTCTGATCTGCATATGCAATCTGATCACCATTGTCAGCAGCTTATTGATGAGATATCTGTTCTTCGCTCTTCCGTCAACGGGGTTCTTGAGAAGAATGCATGCCTTGTAGAAGAGCTAGCACAATGCAGGTCTGAACTCCAGGTTTTTGCTAGTGAGAGGGAGGAACTGCAAAGCCAATATAATACACTTGTGGATCagaaaatgtcatttcatgagAATGAGAAGCTACTGAAAGAATTAGCTGACTGCAGAGCCATGATTGCAGCTTTACAGGTGGAACATTCTGATATAAGCAAGAGTCTTGCTTTGATGACGGAAGAGAGAATGAAgcttgaagaagaaaaggagtTGCTTGCACTCGGGAAAGAGAAAACAGCTCTTGACTTGGAAGAATATAAGGATTTGCTGGCTGCTTTACAAGTTGAAAAGTCGAATTTGAATGGGAACCTTGCTTTAGTTACAGAGGAGAGAAAGAAGCTTGATGAGGAAAAGGAGTATTTTGTCCATGAGAACAAGAGACTTGCTTCTGATCTGCTTGTTCTTCAAGAGCAGTTTGCTACGGAACATGGGCAACACATACAACTTGAGGCTGAATTAAAAGAAGTAACAGTACAACTGGAGAAGCTAATAGaggaaaataattttctcaatgcCAGTCTGGACGTGCATAAGGCCAAGATAGCTGAAAGCGAGAGTAGGGCAACCCACAATGTTAAAGTTGGGAGTCAAGTAAAAAACTTGGATGTGGTTAGTGGGGTCCATGAAAATGCTACTGAACAAGAACATTCCTGCCAAATACCTTGGAAGCGAGATCCTGAGTTATCCACTGTGGTATTGGAGAAAGCCTTGCCTGATGATGTTGGTGGGCTGTCACTTGCATTGCATGAGCAGGAAATCTTTGATGAATCTTCTGGTTTTCTAGTCTTGAAGGAACACTTGAAGGAGGCTGAAAGAATATTGCAAAACCTTGGAATGGCAATTGAACAGATACACTCCCATTCAATGTCATTACAACAGTCCAGCAGTAAACCGGTTGTGCCCGGAGTATCAAAACTAATTCAAGCCTTTGAGTCAAGAGTGCCTCATGATGAACCTAAGGTTGAGGAAAGAGGTTTGACTGAATGTCAATCACTGGGAGACCTGCTTGATTCAACTAAAGAGATAACGGAAGCTCTAAGAGCAGTGCTTAAGCTATTGGTTCAGGATGCTGATAATGCCAGTTCCTTATACAGAGGAGAGAGGAATTGTAGAAAATCTGCTAATTTGACATTCGGAGAGCTCATGGTTCTACATGAATCTTTGAAGGAATACAGTAATAATCTTGAAGCAACCAACATTGAGCTGGCAGTTCTGTATGAAGCTATTAAGCAACATGCACTTTTAGTTGAAGCTAAGAACAAGGAATTTGAGGTTCTTTATGAAGCTCTAAAGCAGCAAGAAAGTATCTGTAGTTCAGAAAATGCTGAGCTTTGCCAGAAATTGAGCGATTATCAGTTGAGACTTACTGAAATGCAGGGTCACTTTTCGGATTTACAGAAAAGGTCAGATGAGATGGCTTCTGATTTATATAAACAGTTAGAAAGTTCGCAGGAGGAGGCAGCTGAGAGGGCATTGATGGTTGAACTAGAATGGAAATCTAAGCTCACTCGGATTGTTGAGACAGTCAGGATGCTTGATGGATACGTTGGGAGGCTTTCCAACTCCAGCTTCTCAAATAACAGCAATGATGTTTTGGATACAAGTAGCCAGGTCACAACATCTGTTACTTCTGCCATTAACTCAATCCAAGATCTGCAAGAGAAACTAGAAGCTGCTAATGCAGGTCATGATGCGATGTCTAGTTCATACAAAGAAGTGGATGAGAAGTATAATGATTTACTCAGGATGAATGAAGTTATGACACAGATACTACAGAAGATGTACAATGGCCTGAAGAAACTTTTGATAGATTCGTGTGCATTGGTGGGTGAGGCTGAGATGAATCCAAAAGTTGAGAAGCTTCCAAATCTCTTAGATTATAGCAAGTATACAATCTTCATTGAACAACTGGAGAATGTTTTGGGTGAAAGGCTACATCTCCAGTCTGTTAATGATCAACTTAATTCAGAATTGGTGAATAGGACAAGAGACTTTGAGGAAATGAGCAAGGAATGCCTTAATTCAAATGCCATTCGAAAGCTTATAGAACATGTTGAGAATGTTGTAGAACTGGGAGACTATGAAACTGACTCATATAAAACACCTGGTTCCCGTCTTGAATTGTTAgtttatttgcttgttaagaaatacaaagaaattGTTGAGCTGGCGAGTGATTGTAGAAAGGAGTTTGGTTCTAAGGTGATCGAAGTGACAGAATTAGAGGAAAAGATGCATCAGTTGGATGCATTGAGGCTTCAGCAGGAGCTGGAAATCCATACTCTGAAAGAAAGTCTGCGCCAGGAAGAGGAAGCCCTTGTGACTGCACATTCTGAGTTACAGGAGAAAAAAGGTGAACTTGAACTGTCAGAGCAGCGAGTGTCTTCAGTTAGGGAGAAGCTTAGCATAGCTGTGGCAAAGGGGAAAGGTTTGGTAGTGCAGCGTGATGGTCTTAAGCAGTCACTTGCAGAGACATCTGCTGAACTTGAGAGATGCTCTCAGGAATTACAAGCAAAAGATGCCCGACTTCAGGAATTAGAAATAAAACTGAAGACTTACTCAGAGGCAGGTGAGCGTGTGGAAGCTCTGGAATCTGAACTTTCATACATTCGCAACTCAGCTACTGCTTTAAGAGAATCATTTCTACTCAAAGACTCCGTACTGCAGAGACTTGAAGAGATTTTAGAAGAACTAGATCTGCCTGAGCATTTCTATTCTAgagatattattgaaaaggttGATTGGTTAGTAAAGTCCACTACTGGTAATTCTTTGCCTCCCACTGACTGGGATCAGAAAAGTTCAATTGGAGGTTTACACTCTGATGCAGGTTTTGTTCCTGTAGATACCTGGAAAGAAGATCCACAACAAGGCTCAACTTTAGGGGaggacttgagaagaaaatatgaGGACCTTCAGGGTAAGTTTTATAGGTTGGCAGAACGAAATGAAATGCTGGAACAATCCTTAATGGAAAGGAACCACTTGTTGCAAAAATGGGAGGAGCTTTTGGATGGAATCAACATGCCCTCACAAATGCAATCCATGGAACCTGAAGAAAAGATTGAATGGTTAGGAAGGGCGTTTACAGAGGCTAATCATGAAACAAATTCTTTGCAGAAGAAGATTGATaatcttgaaaattattatgGGTCACTAGCTGCTGATTTGGAGGGTCCAGAAAAGAGAGTAGCTGATCTTGAGGCAGATCTTCAATCAGTTATGCTTGAGAGGGATCAACTTTCTGAAAAATTGGAGACTATgacttctaatcatcataatcTTTCGGCGAAGGCAGCTCGATTTGAAGTTGAGAATGAAAACCTTCAGGGCAAGATTTATAGGTTGGCAGAACGAAATGAACTGTTGGAACAATCCTTAATGGAAAGGAgccacttggtgcaaaaatggGTGGAACTTTTGGATGGAATCGACATGCCTTCACAAATGCAATCCATGGAACCTGAAGAAAAGATTGAATGGTTCGGGAGGGCGATTACAGAGGCTAATCATGAAAGAAACTCTTTGCAGAAGAAGATTGATaatcttgaaaattattatgGGTCACTAGCTGCTGATTTGGAGGAGTCAGAAAAGAGAGTAGCTGATCTTGGGGCAGACCTTCAATCAGTTACACTTGAGAGGGATAAACTTTCTGAAAAATTGGAGACTATgacttctaatcatcataacgTTTCAGCAAAGGCAGCTCATTTTGAAGTTGAGAATGAAAACCTTCAGATTAGAGTCAGTGGTTTGCAGGAAGAATTGGTTAAGAGGATGGAGGAGGAGGAACATCTTCTTAGGATGGATGGTGAAATAAGGAGATTGCAGCACTTGATTTCTGATGTGTTACCGGACGCTGATGCAAAAGATTTGGTTTCAGGTGGTAGTAGTACTGCATGCTTGGAAAGATTATTGAATAAGCTTATAGAGAATTACACTAATCTCAAGTCCATGAATCCGGACCTGGTGGATGTTGAAAAGGACCAGCCCAAGATAGGCGATGCGAGCCTTGATGAAGCTAGAAGCAGAGATGCACTTACTACTGAGGAGGATGTAGCTTCTCTAAAGAAAAAGCTGGAAGCAATGCTGCTTGACTTGATGCAGGTGAAGGATGAAAGAGATGAAATCTTTGGAAAGCATCAATCTTTGCTTCATGAAGTTCAAGCACTTGAAAGGAAAAGGGAAGAGTTGCAAGAGCTCCTTAATCAAGAAGAGCAGAAATCAGGTTCTCTGAGGGAAAAGTTAAATCTTGCCGTTAGAAAAGGGAAATCTTTGGTGCAGCAACGTGACAGCCTGAAGAAAACCACTGAAGATATGAATGCTGAGCTGGAACGCTTGAAATCTGAGTTTAGCCACCGAGAAAATGCTCTGGCTGATTATGAATTGAAGATGAGGGACTTCTCTGCTTACCGCGAAAGGGTAGAATCCTTAGAAGCTGACAGTTTGTTCTTGAGGAATCATCTGTTAGAAACTGAGCGCATGTTGGAGGAGAAAGGTCTTTTATTGAGCAGGATATTAAATGCAATAGCTGACATTGATGTTGGTAATGAAATTAACATCTCTGATCCGGTGGAGAAGTTGGAACTAATTGAGAAAGTTTGCCATGATTTGCATGCAGCTGCAGCTTCTTCGGAACAAGAGTCACGGAAGTCAAAGACTGCTGCAGAGCTACTGCTTGCAGAGTTGAATGAAGTGCAAGAGAGAAATGATGGTCTTCAGGAAGATCTAGCAAAACTTGCTAGTGAACTTACAGAAGTTGTGAAAGAAAGGGATGTCGCAGAGGCTGCAAAAGTTGAAGTTCTCTCACGTCTTGAGAAGTTGTCTGCAGTCCACTCTgaagaaaaaaggaaacaatatTCCGAATTAATCATGTTACAATCTAGTTTAGACGCATTGAGAAATGGTGTCAATAATGTTCAGGGTCTGGCATCTAATATTTTCTCAAAGGACTTGGAATTTCTGCAAAATTTGGAGGTTATCGTTAAGTTATGCTTGGAAGGGGGTGATGCCCAAGATATGTCTGGCTGGCCGTACAGTACCTCCAGCAATTTAGAGGACAAG GAGAACATTCAATTCGTGGAAACTTGGCCGGTTGCCAATATGCAGGACCCTGTGGATGACAAATCCATAGTTGAAGTTTGTGGTTTACTCTGGCAGCACCTGCAAGATTTGAGAACTGAAATTGCTGCGCTGAAAGAAAAGTTGATTGTGCAGTCAAAAtcattacaagaaaaaggtCATGGGATATGGAATGTATTGGAGATCCTgcatagagaaaaaaaatctcaGAAAGAGTCATTTGAAGCTATGAGGAGAAACATTATGCATTTAGAATCAGTTGGGGAAGAGAAGGACATGGAGATTCTTGTGTTGAGAAGAAACATTGCCTTCCTTTATGAAGCATGTGCTAATTCAGTCTTGGAAATTGAAAACCAGAAAGCCGAGCTGTTAGGAAATAATTTAGGTACTGCAGATCTGGGGACTAAAATGAAGCCTGTAATATTAGCTGATGGAGTACGTTCTCTCAGTGGACAAAATATTGTTTCTGCTGAGAAAAATATCAAGACCATGGCAGATAAGCTTTTTTCAACAGTGAAAGATTTCCTGCGCATGAAAGCTGAAATTACCGAAGGAAGTCAGAGGGAAATGAGAATTACCATAGCAAATTTGCAGAAAGAGCTTCAGGAGAAGGATATCCAGAAAGATAGGATATGCATGGAGCTTGTTAGTCAAATCAAGTTAGCTGAAGCTTCTTCCACAAATTACTCACGAGATCTTCAATCATCAAAGACCATGGTGTATGATTTGGAGAAAGAACTGGAAGTAATGAGAGAAGAACAGACTTCATTGCAGCAGAGAGTAAAAGAACTGGAGAATGTGCAAACCAACACAGTGGAATTGCAGGATAGAGTCAAATCACTGGCAGATGTATTATCATCCAAGGACCAAG AAATTGAAGCCCTTATGCAAGCACTTGATGAGGAGGAGGTCCAAATGGAAGAGTTGACAAAGAAGATTGAGGAACTAGAGAAAGTCCTGCAGCAGAAGAACACAGATTTAGAGAACCTTGAAGCTTCTCGTGGAAAGGTTATGAAAAAGCTTTCCGTCACTGTGAGCAGGTTTGATGAACTTCGTGATCTATCAGAGAGTCTTATTACCAAGGTTGAACAGCTTCAATCACAACTACAAGATCGGGATGCTGAGATTTCCTTCTTAAGACAAGAGGTCACAAGATGCACCAATGATGTTCTTGCCGCATCACAAGTAGG